In one Streptomyces sp. NBC_01288 genomic region, the following are encoded:
- a CDS encoding inositol monophosphatase family protein translates to MPNGHDLDGALRVAVELAEWVTEAIRGGNRGGAGPVREKASPADIVTDTDEAVERHVRTVLRREFPDWGIDGEEYGAEEGTSADAPHWVIDPVDGTTNYAHGLGWCSFSLGLAEPDGGPLLGLVADPWRGEVFTAVRGKGAHLNGTSIHAADHTTLTGHVFLTEWAAHAHWPGLDALLAQLADRHCTARVMGSTALSLVQVAAGRATAAAIGEFHPVDGLPALLIATEAGAVAVPQLPSYGEPLLLVAPEAAAEAGELWRSTVGAA, encoded by the coding sequence GTGCCGAACGGACATGACCTGGACGGTGCTCTGCGGGTGGCCGTGGAGTTGGCCGAGTGGGTGACGGAGGCGATCCGAGGCGGGAACCGAGGAGGTGCGGGTCCGGTCCGGGAGAAGGCGAGCCCGGCCGACATCGTCACGGACACGGACGAGGCGGTGGAGCGGCATGTGCGGACGGTGCTGCGGCGGGAGTTCCCCGACTGGGGCATCGACGGCGAGGAGTACGGCGCCGAGGAGGGGACATCAGCCGACGCGCCGCACTGGGTGATCGACCCGGTGGACGGAACGACCAACTACGCCCACGGGCTTGGCTGGTGCTCCTTCTCCCTGGGCCTGGCGGAGCCGGACGGCGGTCCGCTGCTGGGTCTGGTGGCGGACCCGTGGCGGGGTGAGGTCTTCACGGCGGTGCGGGGCAAGGGCGCGCACCTGAACGGGACTTCGATCCACGCGGCGGACCACACCACGCTCACGGGCCATGTGTTCCTCACGGAGTGGGCGGCCCACGCGCACTGGCCCGGCCTCGACGCACTGCTCGCGCAACTGGCCGACCGGCACTGCACGGCCCGCGTCATGGGCTCGACCGCGCTGTCGTTGGTCCAGGTCGCGGCGGGCCGGGCGACGGCCGCCGCGATCGGCGAGTTCCACCCGGTGGACGGCCTGCCCGCTCTCCTCATCGCGACCGAGGCGGGCGCGGTCGCCGTGCCGCAACTCCCCTCGTACGGTGAACCGTTGCTGCTCGTGGCGCCGGAAGCGGCGGCGGAGGCCGGGGAGTTGTGGCGTTCGACGGTCGGGGCCGCCTAG
- a CDS encoding glycoside hydrolase family 78 protein, with translation MHVTPPTFEHHREPLGIGESAPRLSWRTVTDTGDWHQAAHQVEITAADGTVLADTGRVEYAESVLVPWPGPCLASRERVGVRVRVWGEGEDAPSPWSEHAYAETGLLDAADWTARPITPDLDTPAEEPLPVALLRRDFTLAGPVASARLYITAYGVYSAEINGEHVGDQVMAPGWTSYQHRLRYQTFDVTPLLRTGENTIGALLGEGWYTGRLGFHGGRRNIYGEHRVLLAQLEIAYADGTTQTVRTDEQWRTTTGPVRRSEIYDGEAYDARRERPGWSAPGHDTSGWDSVRELPEPSAELVAPTGPPVRRTETVVPVEVITTPSGKTVLDFGQNLVGRLRIRVKGPAGHEVTLRHAEVLEHGELSIRPLRVAAATDTYVLRGAGVEGDGAEGEGDEDERVETYEPHFTFHGFRYAEIGDWPGALDPADVEAVVLHTDMARTGWFECSDPLVNRLHENVVQGMRGNFLDIPTDCPQRDERMGWTGDIQVFAPTASFLHDCSGMLTGWLRDLSAEQLARADGVPPLVVPDVLPDAFQDAGAQAVWADVAVLLPWTLYQRFGDLEVLRTQYPSMRAWVEATIRLTAEGDGLWRQDFQLGDWLDPQAPPDRPGEARTDGDLVANAYVIRSAEVLAEVAQLLDDTGHLDGKEDAARFREHTQAVRERFADQFVTPDGRLSSDTQTAHALAIAFSLLPTERQRRGAAERLAQIVRRASFRIATGFTGTPLICDALCAAGEPQLAYRMLLEKECPSWLYPVTMGATTVWERWDSMLPDGTVNPGEMTSFNHYALGAVADWLHRTVAGLAAAEPGWRRLRIAPVPGGDLTWAKAAHDTPYGRAEAGWRIEGDVIVVEALVPANTHAEVQLPDGSAPFEVGSGRHTFRRPYTAPAWPPTAIRFP, from the coding sequence GTGCATGTCACACCACCCACCTTCGAGCACCACCGTGAACCCCTCGGCATCGGCGAATCCGCTCCCCGCCTCAGCTGGCGCACGGTCACCGACACCGGGGACTGGCACCAGGCCGCCCACCAGGTGGAGATCACCGCCGCCGACGGCACGGTCCTCGCCGACACCGGACGCGTCGAGTACGCCGAGTCCGTCCTCGTCCCCTGGCCCGGGCCGTGCCTCGCTTCCCGGGAACGCGTCGGCGTCCGCGTACGGGTCTGGGGCGAGGGGGAGGACGCGCCATCACCCTGGTCGGAGCACGCGTACGCCGAGACCGGACTCCTGGACGCGGCCGACTGGACGGCCCGCCCCATCACCCCGGACCTCGACACCCCCGCCGAGGAACCGCTCCCCGTAGCGCTGCTCCGCCGCGACTTCACCCTCGCCGGTCCCGTCGCCTCCGCCCGGCTGTACATCACCGCCTACGGCGTCTACTCGGCCGAGATCAACGGGGAGCACGTGGGTGACCAGGTCATGGCCCCCGGCTGGACCTCGTATCAACACCGCCTGCGCTACCAGACGTTCGACGTGACGCCGTTGCTGCGAACCGGTGAGAACACCATCGGAGCCTTGCTGGGGGAGGGTTGGTACACCGGACGCCTCGGTTTCCACGGTGGCCGCCGCAATATCTACGGTGAACACCGCGTGCTCCTGGCCCAGTTGGAGATCGCGTACGCCGACGGCACGACGCAGACCGTCCGTACCGACGAACAGTGGCGTACGACGACCGGGCCCGTACGGCGTTCGGAGATCTACGACGGCGAGGCGTACGACGCGCGACGGGAGCGGCCGGGGTGGTCCGCGCCGGGACACGACACGTCCGGCTGGGACTCCGTCCGCGAACTCCCGGAGCCGAGCGCGGAGTTGGTGGCACCGACGGGTCCGCCCGTGCGCCGCACCGAGACCGTCGTCCCGGTCGAGGTCATCACAACGCCGTCGGGGAAGACCGTCCTGGACTTCGGACAGAACCTGGTCGGCCGGCTGCGCATCCGGGTCAAGGGCCCCGCCGGCCACGAGGTCACCCTGCGCCACGCGGAGGTGCTGGAGCACGGCGAACTGAGCATCCGCCCCTTGCGGGTCGCCGCCGCCACGGACACGTACGTCCTGCGCGGCGCAGGCGTGGAGGGAGATGGGGCGGAGGGAGAGGGGGATGAAGACGAGCGGGTTGAGACCTACGAACCCCACTTCACCTTCCACGGCTTCAGATACGCCGAGATCGGGGACTGGCCCGGCGCGCTCGACCCCGCCGACGTCGAAGCGGTCGTACTCCACACGGACATGGCCCGCACCGGCTGGTTCGAGTGTTCCGACCCCCTCGTGAACCGGCTGCACGAGAACGTAGTGCAGGGCATGCGCGGCAACTTCCTCGACATCCCCACGGACTGCCCGCAGCGTGACGAACGCATGGGCTGGACCGGCGACATCCAGGTCTTCGCGCCCACCGCGTCCTTCCTCCACGACTGCTCCGGCATGCTGACCGGCTGGCTGCGCGACCTGTCCGCGGAGCAGTTGGCGCGAGCGGACGGTGTGCCGCCCCTCGTCGTCCCCGATGTGCTGCCGGACGCCTTCCAGGACGCGGGTGCCCAGGCCGTGTGGGCCGATGTCGCGGTGCTCCTGCCGTGGACTCTGTACCAGCGGTTCGGAGACCTGGAGGTGTTGCGCACCCAGTACCCGAGCATGCGGGCCTGGGTCGAGGCCACGATCAGGCTCACCGCCGAGGGCGACGGACTGTGGCGCCAGGACTTCCAACTCGGGGACTGGCTCGACCCGCAGGCCCCGCCGGACCGTCCGGGGGAGGCGCGGACCGACGGCGACCTCGTGGCCAACGCGTACGTCATCCGTTCCGCGGAGGTCCTCGCCGAGGTCGCCCAACTCCTGGACGACACCGGACACTTGGACGGCAAGGAGGACGCTGCCCGTTTCCGCGAGCACACGCAGGCCGTACGCGAGCGGTTCGCCGACCAGTTCGTCACGCCGGACGGCCGGCTCTCCTCGGACACCCAGACCGCCCACGCCCTGGCCATCGCCTTCTCACTCCTGCCGACGGAACGTCAACGCCGGGGCGCCGCCGAGCGGTTGGCGCAGATCGTGCGCCGCGCGTCCTTCCGTATCGCCACCGGCTTCACGGGCACGCCGCTGATCTGCGACGCCCTCTGCGCGGCGGGCGAGCCCCAACTCGCCTACCGCATGCTCCTGGAGAAGGAATGCCCGTCGTGGCTCTACCCCGTGACCATGGGTGCCACGACCGTCTGGGAGCGCTGGGACTCGATGCTCCCCGACGGCACCGTCAACCCCGGCGAGATGACCTCGTTCAACCACTACGCCCTCGGCGCGGTCGCCGACTGGCTGCACCGCACGGTCGCGGGACTCGCCGCTGCCGAACCCGGCTGGCGGCGGCTGCGCATCGCCCCGGTCCCGGGCGGCGATCTGACCTGGGCGAAGGCGGCCCACGACACCCCGTACGGCAGGGCCGAGGCGGGCTGGCGCATCGAGGGAGACGTCATCGTCGTAGAGGCGCTGGTCCCCGCGAACACGCACGCCGAGGTCCAACTACCGGACGGCAGCGCCCCGTTCGAGGTCGGCTCGGGACGCCACACCTTCCGCCGCCCCTACACCGCCCCGGCCTGGCCGCCGACCGCGATCCGGTTCCCGTGA
- a CDS encoding aminotransferase class V-fold PLP-dependent enzyme, which translates to MDIEALRQDTPGTANRVHLNNAGAGLLSRRTLEVMTSHLELEAAIGGYEAAGQERDRIDATHAHIARLVGGQADEIALFDNSTHAWNAAFYSMTFKPGDRILTGRDEYGSSVLAYLQTARRHGAEVVVVPDDEDGQLDTAALADLIDERTRLVGVTHIPTSGGLVNPAAEIGRITRAAGVPFLLDATQSVGQFPVDVAEIGCDMLTATGRKFLRGPRGTGFLWVRPEALEYLDPYVTEIEAATWDGERGFSWHDGARRFETWEVNYSNVLGLSAAVQQALELGMDEIGRRAVALGSYLRDRLDALPGVTTYDLGRDRCAIVTVKVDAVPTADVAAALAKQGINVTTTVAEHSQFDTEHRGVHPLVRLSPHYYNTETELDQAVEAIAELARGAR; encoded by the coding sequence ATGGACATCGAAGCGCTCCGCCAGGACACCCCGGGCACCGCGAACCGGGTACATCTCAACAACGCGGGGGCCGGTCTCCTGTCCCGTCGGACGCTGGAGGTCATGACCTCCCACCTGGAGCTGGAGGCGGCCATAGGCGGTTACGAAGCCGCCGGCCAGGAACGGGACCGTATCGACGCCACCCACGCGCACATCGCCCGGCTGGTGGGCGGACAGGCGGACGAGATCGCGCTGTTCGACAACTCCACCCACGCGTGGAACGCGGCCTTCTACTCCATGACGTTCAAGCCCGGCGACCGCATCCTCACCGGCCGGGACGAGTACGGCAGCAGTGTGCTCGCCTATCTGCAGACCGCCCGGCGCCATGGCGCCGAGGTCGTCGTCGTGCCCGACGACGAGGACGGACAGCTCGACACCGCGGCCCTGGCCGACCTGATCGACGAGCGCACCAGGCTCGTCGGCGTCACCCACATCCCCACCAGCGGAGGTCTGGTCAACCCGGCGGCCGAGATCGGCCGGATCACCCGCGCGGCCGGCGTCCCCTTCCTGCTGGACGCCACCCAGTCCGTGGGCCAGTTCCCCGTCGACGTCGCCGAGATCGGCTGCGACATGCTCACCGCGACCGGCCGCAAGTTCCTGCGGGGCCCGCGCGGCACGGGCTTCCTGTGGGTGCGTCCCGAGGCTCTGGAGTACCTGGACCCGTACGTCACCGAGATCGAGGCCGCGACCTGGGACGGCGAGCGCGGTTTCAGCTGGCACGACGGTGCGCGGCGCTTCGAGACGTGGGAGGTCAACTACTCCAACGTCCTCGGGCTGAGCGCGGCCGTCCAACAGGCCCTGGAACTCGGCATGGACGAGATCGGCCGCCGCGCCGTCGCCCTGGGCTCCTATCTGCGTGACCGCCTCGACGCACTGCCGGGTGTCACCACGTACGACCTGGGCCGCGACCGGTGCGCCATCGTGACCGTGAAGGTCGATGCCGTCCCCACGGCCGATGTCGCCGCGGCGCTCGCGAAGCAGGGGATCAACGTCACCACGACCGTGGCCGAACACAGCCAGTTCGACACCGAACACCGCGGCGTCCACCCCCTGGTGCGGCTGTCCCCGCACTACTACAACACCGAGACCGAACTCGACCAGGCCGTCGAGGCCATCGCCGAACTGGCCCGCGGCGCGCGGTAG
- a CDS encoding beta-glucosidase family protein, with the protein MTRQPTTDAPSTPSVTDEAELARRLGALTLEQKVRLLTGADFWSLHPEPAVGLRRLVVSDGPAGVRGELWDERSPSANVPSPTALAATWDESLIERLGGLLAHEARAKGVDVLLAPTVNLHRTPYGGRHFECFSEDPLLTARIGVAYVRGVQGGGVAATVKHFVGNDSETQRMTLDARIGERALRELYLAPFERIVGEGGVWAVMAAYNGVNGHPMTESPLLRQVLHDDWDFDGLVMSDWFAARTTEPSARAALDLVMPGPIGPWGDALVAAVGKGKVDESLVDDKVLRLLRLAARVGALSDIPTTARPPHHDAESVAARLRETAAAGFVLARNENAQLPLDRATLNRIAVLGPNAAVARSLGGGSATVFPPYTVSPLDGIRAALGDGVEVTHGVGVTPQTRVPAAALAYLRHPDGSGEGVQVNFLSEDGTLLGSERRAGGAYTWMGSYGPGVSTGQVARVEVRTVIRAADAGRYAIGGSGIGRFRLSVAGAEVFDARLQLPPGADLVEGLMTPPQRLHTVDLAEGEETEVVLTHDTVAHDMVTHDVDSSDDALGDAVTMFQLNLQPPHGSDDEEIERAVALAREADVAVVVVGTTEEVESEGFDRDSLALPGRQDELVRRVAEANPRTVVVVNSGAPVLLPWSEEVAAVLLAWFPGQEFGNALADVLLGVAEPGGRLPTVWPATEQGLPATEPIDGVLAYDEGLFIGYRGDGRTGIQPPRYAFGHGLGYTTWDYASIDAPGEALSGADLTVKVRIRNSGTRHGKEVVQVYAGRPGGTVERPLRWLAGFAVVEAAPGEETVATVTVDARAFQHWDTEVGGWAVESGTFTLEAGSSSATLPLAADIAVGDS; encoded by the coding sequence GTGACCCGGCAGCCCACCACCGACGCCCCCTCCACCCCCTCCGTCACCGACGAGGCCGAGCTCGCCAGGCGCCTCGGCGCGCTCACCCTGGAGCAGAAGGTGAGGCTGCTGACCGGCGCCGACTTCTGGTCCCTCCACCCCGAACCGGCCGTCGGACTACGCCGGTTGGTCGTCTCGGACGGACCCGCCGGAGTTCGCGGAGAGTTGTGGGACGAGCGCAGCCCCTCTGCCAACGTGCCTTCGCCCACCGCACTGGCCGCCACCTGGGACGAGTCCCTGATCGAACGGCTCGGTGGACTGCTCGCCCACGAGGCGCGCGCCAAGGGCGTCGATGTCCTCCTCGCCCCCACCGTGAACCTGCACCGAACCCCTTACGGCGGACGGCACTTCGAGTGCTTCAGCGAGGACCCGCTGCTCACCGCCCGCATCGGAGTCGCCTACGTCCGAGGTGTCCAGGGCGGCGGTGTCGCGGCCACCGTGAAGCACTTCGTCGGCAACGACTCCGAGACCCAGCGCATGACGCTCGACGCGCGGATCGGTGAACGCGCCCTGCGTGAGCTGTACTTGGCGCCGTTCGAGCGCATCGTCGGCGAGGGCGGGGTCTGGGCCGTGATGGCCGCCTACAACGGCGTCAACGGGCACCCGATGACCGAGAGCCCGCTGCTGCGCCAAGTACTGCACGACGACTGGGACTTCGACGGACTGGTGATGTCGGACTGGTTCGCCGCCCGCACCACCGAGCCGTCTGCCCGCGCCGCTCTCGACCTGGTGATGCCCGGCCCGATCGGTCCGTGGGGCGACGCGCTGGTCGCCGCCGTAGGCAAGGGCAAGGTCGACGAGTCGCTCGTCGACGACAAGGTGCTACGACTGCTGCGCCTCGCCGCCCGCGTCGGCGCGCTGAGCGACATCCCCACCACAGCCCGTCCGCCGCACCATGACGCCGAGTCCGTGGCGGCCAGGCTGCGCGAGACCGCCGCCGCCGGATTCGTGCTGGCCCGCAACGAGAACGCCCAACTCCCTCTGGATCGAGCCACGTTGAACCGGATCGCGGTCCTCGGCCCCAACGCCGCCGTGGCCCGAAGCCTCGGCGGAGGCAGCGCGACCGTCTTCCCGCCCTACACCGTCTCGCCGCTCGACGGCATCCGCGCGGCCCTGGGTGACGGCGTCGAGGTCACCCACGGCGTCGGCGTCACCCCGCAGACCCGCGTACCCGCGGCGGCACTTGCCTACCTCCGCCACCCCGACGGTTCCGGCGAGGGCGTGCAGGTGAACTTCCTGTCCGAGGACGGAACCCTGCTCGGCTCCGAGCGTCGTGCCGGGGGCGCCTACACCTGGATGGGGTCCTACGGCCCCGGTGTGTCCACCGGTCAGGTCGCCCGGGTCGAGGTGCGCACCGTGATCCGTGCGGCCGACGCCGGCCGGTACGCCATCGGCGGCTCGGGCATCGGACGCTTCCGGTTGTCCGTCGCGGGGGCCGAGGTGTTCGACGCGCGCCTCCAACTCCCGCCGGGCGCCGACCTGGTGGAGGGTCTGATGACTCCGCCGCAGCGTCTCCACACCGTCGACCTGGCGGAGGGCGAGGAGACCGAGGTCGTCCTCACCCACGACACGGTCGCTCACGACATGGTCACCCACGACGTCGACTCGTCGGACGACGCCCTCGGCGACGCGGTCACCATGTTCCAGCTCAACCTCCAGCCCCCGCACGGCAGTGACGACGAGGAGATCGAGCGGGCCGTGGCACTCGCCCGCGAGGCCGACGTCGCCGTGGTCGTGGTCGGCACCACCGAAGAGGTCGAGAGCGAGGGCTTCGACCGCGACAGCCTGGCGCTGCCCGGCCGGCAGGACGAACTCGTCCGCCGGGTCGCCGAGGCCAACCCCCGTACCGTCGTGGTGGTCAACTCCGGTGCTCCGGTGCTGCTTCCGTGGTCCGAGGAGGTGGCGGCGGTGCTGCTCGCCTGGTTCCCGGGGCAGGAGTTCGGCAACGCGCTCGCCGATGTCCTGCTGGGCGTCGCGGAGCCGGGCGGCCGACTGCCGACCGTCTGGCCCGCCACCGAGCAGGGACTGCCCGCCACCGAGCCGATCGACGGCGTACTCGCCTACGACGAGGGGCTGTTCATCGGATACCGGGGCGACGGCCGCACCGGAATCCAGCCGCCCCGATACGCCTTCGGCCACGGGCTCGGCTACACCACCTGGGACTACGCCTCGATCGACGCACCCGGCGAGGCGCTGTCCGGTGCCGACCTCACGGTAAAGGTGCGGATACGCAACAGCGGTACCCGGCACGGCAAGGAGGTCGTGCAGGTCTACGCCGGCCGTCCCGGCGGCACCGTCGAACGCCCGCTCCGCTGGCTCGCCGGGTTCGCCGTGGTCGAGGCGGCACCAGGCGAAGAGACCGTCGCGACGGTGACCGTGGACGCGCGGGCGTTCCAGCACTGGGACACCGAAGTGGGCGGCTGGGCGGTCGAGTCGGGGACCTTCACCCTGGAAGCCGGATCGTCCTCGGCGACCCTGCCGCTGGCCGCCGACATCGCCGTCGGCGACTCATGA
- a CDS encoding apiosidase-like domain-containing protein, giving the protein MSDTRPEADPVVAPWRQTEITLTGARDHANPYTDIDVWAEFTHESGTVLRRPAFWDGGRVWKVRFASPEADGRWTWRSGSTVADEGLSGQGGTFVVRPAVDDGNSFHRHGFWRMSPGGRSLVHADGTPALLVGDTAWALPWRATEEQVTEYAADRRAKGFNAALLMSVQPDMDARGPRDRTVDEGFDVGFEDLPTGHVNVLDPAYFQYVDRLIGILREHGIVPVLQPLFHGFGWKGLRVAGPVVPPQEYARYCRYLVARYGAGPTVYLVGADGEGHEPQIAAGGAEVGRWDDYGQPCGIHYRPHADNSAHQSESWLHFQWCQTGHMGGHVQERVADMWRNTPAKAVANAEPTYENTGRPGRAAGWWQGHEAWSNLCAGGTMGVVYGAASLWQWRLHAAEPGHEEFFLAEDAGWREALDFEGSRHVGMISRVLDGLPLTDMRPDWRSALAPRGLSVPGVLYLCYAEEGGPLFITDPDNVPLPYRVIDPRTGETVREGVRADAGDPVPDEGGAPRVYICHDPSRS; this is encoded by the coding sequence ATGAGTGATACACGGCCGGAAGCGGACCCGGTGGTCGCCCCCTGGCGGCAGACCGAGATCACCCTCACCGGGGCCCGCGACCACGCCAACCCGTACACCGACATCGACGTATGGGCCGAGTTCACCCACGAGTCCGGCACTGTCCTGCGCCGCCCCGCCTTCTGGGACGGCGGCCGGGTCTGGAAGGTCCGGTTCGCCTCCCCGGAGGCGGACGGCCGCTGGACCTGGCGCAGCGGCAGTACCGTCGCGGACGAAGGACTGTCGGGTCAGGGCGGAACATTCGTCGTACGCCCCGCCGTCGATGACGGCAACTCCTTCCACCGGCACGGCTTTTGGCGGATGTCGCCCGGCGGACGCAGCCTGGTGCACGCCGACGGGACACCCGCGCTGCTGGTCGGTGACACCGCCTGGGCCCTGCCCTGGCGGGCCACCGAGGAGCAGGTCACGGAGTACGCCGCCGACCGGCGGGCCAAGGGCTTCAACGCGGCCCTGCTGATGAGCGTCCAGCCCGACATGGACGCGCGCGGACCGCGCGACCGCACCGTGGACGAGGGGTTCGACGTCGGCTTCGAGGACCTGCCCACTGGCCACGTCAACGTGCTCGACCCGGCCTATTTCCAGTACGTGGACCGGCTGATCGGTATCCTGCGCGAGCACGGAATCGTCCCCGTACTCCAGCCGCTCTTCCACGGGTTCGGCTGGAAGGGCCTGCGGGTGGCGGGTCCGGTGGTGCCGCCGCAGGAGTACGCGCGCTACTGCCGTTATCTGGTGGCTCGTTACGGCGCCGGTCCCACCGTCTATCTGGTCGGCGCCGACGGCGAGGGCCACGAACCGCAGATCGCGGCGGGCGGTGCGGAGGTCGGCCGCTGGGACGACTACGGCCAGCCCTGCGGCATCCACTACCGGCCGCACGCCGACAACTCCGCCCACCAGAGCGAGAGTTGGCTGCACTTCCAGTGGTGCCAGACCGGCCACATGGGCGGGCACGTCCAGGAACGCGTCGCCGACATGTGGCGCAACACCCCCGCCAAGGCGGTCGCCAACGCCGAGCCGACGTACGAGAACACCGGGCGACCCGGCCGCGCCGCGGGCTGGTGGCAGGGACACGAGGCCTGGAGCAACCTGTGCGCCGGCGGCACGATGGGCGTGGTCTACGGCGCGGCGAGCCTGTGGCAGTGGCGGTTGCACGCCGCCGAACCCGGCCACGAGGAGTTCTTCCTGGCCGAGGACGCCGGCTGGCGCGAGGCGCTGGACTTCGAGGGCTCGCGCCACGTCGGGATGATCTCCCGCGTCCTCGACGGCCTCCCCCTGACGGACATGCGGCCCGACTGGCGCTCCGCCCTGGCGCCCCGGGGCCTGTCCGTCCCCGGCGTCCTGTACCTCTGCTACGCCGAGGAGGGCGGCCCGCTGTTCATCACCGACCCGGACAACGTCCCGCTCCCGTACCGGGTGATCGACCCCCGCACCGGCGAGACCGTCCGCGAGGGCGTGCGCGCCGATGCCGGGGACCCCGTACCCGACGAAGGCGGAGCCCCACGGGTGTACATCTGCCATGACCCGAGCCGGAGTTGA
- a CDS encoding LysR family transcriptional regulator, which yields MYNLRRLEALRELKHRGTLAAVATAMSYSPSAVSQQLALLESEVGAALLEREGRGVRLTPQAEILVARTEKALRELERAETEIAASLREVSGTLRVAAFQTAMLALLPAALTWLREHHPRVRMEATQAEPDTSLPGLLTRDFDLVIDETFPGHPRPARASEVEHHPLYEDAMRLATPAPVAAVAELAEHPWVMEPAGTPAHAWATGVCHAVGFEPDVAYVSADMLTHARLVEQGHAVAFLPDMLWFDRTPRPALDASAVHVRTVLGTVRAGAGEHPMIRNLLAALGYAVGGLPARTG from the coding sequence ATGTACAACCTGCGCCGCCTGGAGGCGCTGCGGGAGTTGAAGCACCGCGGCACGCTGGCCGCCGTCGCGACGGCCATGTCGTACAGCCCCTCGGCCGTCTCCCAGCAGCTGGCCCTCCTGGAGTCCGAGGTCGGCGCAGCACTGCTGGAGCGGGAGGGGCGTGGGGTCCGGCTGACGCCACAGGCCGAGATCCTCGTCGCCCGTACGGAAAAAGCCCTACGGGAACTGGAGCGCGCCGAGACGGAGATCGCGGCCTCGCTGCGGGAGGTGTCGGGGACCCTCAGGGTCGCGGCCTTCCAGACCGCCATGCTCGCGCTGCTGCCCGCCGCACTGACCTGGCTGCGCGAGCATCACCCCCGGGTGCGGATGGAGGCCACACAGGCCGAGCCCGACACCTCACTGCCCGGCCTGCTCACCCGGGACTTCGACCTCGTGATCGACGAGACGTTCCCCGGTCACCCGCGACCGGCACGGGCCTCGGAGGTCGAACACCACCCCCTGTACGAGGACGCCATGCGGCTCGCGACCCCCGCGCCCGTGGCGGCCGTGGCCGAACTCGCCGAGCATCCCTGGGTGATGGAACCCGCCGGCACGCCCGCCCACGCATGGGCGACCGGCGTCTGCCACGCGGTCGGCTTCGAGCCGGACGTCGCCTATGTCTCCGCGGACATGCTGACCCACGCACGACTGGTCGAACAGGGCCACGCGGTGGCCTTCCTGCCCGACATGCTCTGGTTCGACCGCACGCCCCGGCCGGCGCTCGACGCCTCCGCCGTCCACGTCCGCACCGTGCTCGGGACCGTGCGCGCCGGTGCCGGGGAGCATCCAATGATCCGGAATCTCCTCGCCGCTCTGGGGTACGCGGTCGGCGGGCTGCCCGCGCGCACGGGGTGA
- a CDS encoding glycerophosphodiester phosphodiesterase, whose translation MSTRRPLAVAHRGDPWAAVENTLEAVRRAAGAGADAIEVDLRCTADGVVVLHHDDDLRRLWGRPESVAALTLAELRDIVPTVPTLREALDAADGVPLLLDTGDPVVATAAHAELGRLGAVAMFCGAAEAMAAVRARDERITLFLSWYGELPPSEGVLGTVRPQYFNPEHRFLSEEAVAYWHARDVLVSCWTVDDADRRGELLDWGVDAIIGNDLNGVVKSCAERAERT comes from the coding sequence GTGAGCACGCGGCGGCCGTTGGCCGTGGCGCACCGGGGTGATCCGTGGGCCGCGGTGGAGAACACGCTGGAGGCCGTGCGGCGGGCGGCGGGTGCGGGGGCCGACGCGATCGAGGTGGATCTGCGATGCACGGCGGACGGGGTCGTCGTACTGCATCATGACGACGACCTGCGGCGTCTGTGGGGGCGTCCGGAGTCGGTCGCGGCCCTGACGCTGGCCGAGTTGAGGGACATCGTGCCGACCGTCCCGACCCTGCGGGAGGCCCTGGACGCCGCTGACGGGGTCCCGTTGCTCCTGGACACCGGGGACCCGGTGGTCGCGACCGCGGCGCACGCGGAGCTCGGTCGGCTGGGGGCGGTGGCCATGTTCTGTGGCGCCGCGGAGGCGATGGCGGCGGTGCGGGCGCGCGACGAGCGGATCACGCTGTTCCTCAGTTGGTACGGCGAACTGCCGCCGTCCGAGGGCGTGTTGGGGACCGTACGCCCGCAGTATTTCAATCCCGAGCACCGGTTCCTGAGCGAGGAGGCGGTGGCGTACTGGCATGCGCGGGATGTGCTGGTGAGTTGCTGGACGGTGGACGACGCGGACCGGCGCGGCGAACTGCTCGACTGGGGTGTGGACGCGATCATTGGCAACGACCTGAACGGGGTGGTGAAGAGCTGTGCCGAACGTGCCGAACGGACATGA
- a CDS encoding DUF6069 family protein yields MSLASDAVAVRRGPLVVAGGVLAAIVLASAVDTVLAQLALAAGAPDDFQPLKAPSYIFLTALGIVAGAIGWAILRKVSKDPQALLRWLVPTLVLVSFVPDFLLYGDGGATGVGALLLMHVTVATAAVVTYRKVMPLA; encoded by the coding sequence ATGTCACTCGCCTCTGATGCCGTCGCCGTCCGCCGTGGCCCGCTCGTCGTCGCGGGAGGTGTCCTCGCCGCGATCGTGCTGGCCTCCGCGGTGGACACCGTTCTCGCCCAACTCGCCCTGGCCGCTGGCGCACCCGACGACTTCCAGCCCCTGAAGGCACCGTCGTACATCTTCCTGACGGCGCTCGGCATCGTCGCGGGCGCCATCGGCTGGGCCATCCTGCGCAAGGTGTCGAAGGACCCCCAGGCACTGCTGCGGTGGCTGGTCCCGACCCTCGTCCTGGTGTCCTTCGTCCCCGATTTCCTGCTCTACGGCGACGGTGGCGCGACCGGTGTCGGGGCGCTGCTCCTGATGCACGTGACGGTCGCGACGGCCGCGGTGGTCACCTATCGCAAGGTGATGCCCCTGGCGTAG